A segment of the Mangrovimonas sp. YM274 genome:
GTTAATAGTAGCCCCTCCTATTTGTGCTATGGTGGAGGCGATACCGCAATTGTCATTAACTGTTGGTATTCCAATAGCTACGGTTGTGTTACAGTTGCCTGTTCCATCGTTACTTGTGTTTTCTGAGATATTCCCTGGGCAGGTTATGATTGGAGACGTGTTGTCCACTACCGTCACTGTGAATGAACAGTTTGTAACAACTGAGTTTCCAGAGGCATCTGTATAAGAATATACTATGGTGTAAGGCGAACCGCTGACATTTACTGTGGTACCCGGAGTTGGTCCTGAAACTAGAGTAGCGGTACCGGTTCCGTCACAGTTGTCGTTAAATGTTGGTGGAGTATAGTTTAATGTTACTCCGCAGTCAGTACCCCCGTCAGAGTCTGTGTAAAGTGTAAGGTTTGTTGGGCAGCCTGCCAGTGTAGGTGCGATGTTGTCCTCAACGGTAACGGTAGCGGTGCATGTTGCCGTATTGTTATTGACGTCCGTTACGGTAAGTGTCACGTTGTTGGTGCCTATGTTGTCACATGTGAAAGCTGTTTGGGAGGCTGATATTGAATCGATCCCACAGGCATCAGACGACCCTCCATCAATGTCTGCGGCTGTAATGGTTGCATTGCCTGAGTCATCAAGCAGAACAGTTATGTTTTGACATACTGCTGTAGGTGCGATGTTGTCCTCAACGGTAACGGTAGCGGTGCATGTTGCCGTATTGTTATTGACGTCCGTTACGGTAAGTGTCACGTTGTTGGTGCCTATGTTGTCACATGTGAAAGCTGTTTGGGAGGCTGATATTGAATCGATCCCACAGGCATCAGACGACCCTCCATCAATGTCTGCGGCTGTAATGGTTGCATTGCCTGAGTCATCAAGCAGAACAGTTATGTTTTGACATACTGCTGTAGGTGCGATGTTGTCCTCAACGGTAACGGTAGCGGTGCATGTTGCCGTATTGTTATTGACGTCCGTTACGGTAAGTGTCACGTTGTTGGTGCCTATGTTGTCACATGTGAAAGCTGTTTGGGAGGCTGATATTGAATCGATCCCACAGGCATCAGACGACCCTCCATCAATGTCTGCGGCTGTAATGGTTGCATTGCCTGAGTCATCAAGCAGAACAGTTATGTTTTGACATACTGCTGTAGGTGCGATGTTGTCCTCAACGGTAACGGTAGCGGTGCATGTTGCCGTATTGTTATTGACGTCCGTTACGGTAAGTGTCACGTTGTTGGTGCCTATGTTGTCACATGTGAAAGCTGTTTGGGAGGCTGATATTGAATCGATCCCACAGGCATCAGACGACCCTCCATCAATGTCTGCGGCTGTAATGGTTGCATTGCCTGAGTCATCAAGCAGAACAGTTATGTTTTGACATACTGCTGTAGGTGCGATGTTGTCCTCAACGGTAACGGTAGCGGTGCATGTTGCCGTATTGTTATTGACGTCCGTTACGGTAAGTGTCACGTTGTTGGTGCCTATGTTGTCACATGTGAAAGCTGTTTGGGAGGCTGATATTGAATCGATCCCACAGGCATCAGACGACCCTCCATCAATGTCTGCGGCTGTAATGGTTGCATTGCCTGAGTCATCAAGCAGAACAGTTATGTTTTGACATACTGCTGTAGGTGCGATGTTGTCCTCAACGGTAACGGTAGCGGTGCATGTTGCCGTATTGTTATTGACGTCCGTTACGGTAAGTGTCACGTTGTTGGTGCCTATGTTGTCACATGTGAAAGCTGTTTGGGAGGCTGATATTGAATCGATCCCACAGGCATCAGACGACCCTCCATCAATGTCTGCGGCTGTAATGGTTGCATTGCCTGAGTCATCAAGCAGAACAGTTATGTTTTGACATACTGCTGTAGGTGCGATGTTGTCCTTAACGGTAACGGTAGCGGTGCATGTTGCCGTATTGTTATTGACGTCCGTTACGGTAAGTGTCACGTTGTTGGTGCCTATGTTGTCACATGTGAAAGCTGTTTGGGAGGCTGATATTGAATCGATCCCACAGGCATCAGACGACCCTCCATCAATGTCTGCGGCTGTAATGGTTGCATTGCCTGAGTCATCAAGCAGAACAGTTATGTTTTGACATACTGCTGTAGGTGCGATGTTGTCCTCAACGGTAACGGTAGCGGTGCATGTTGCCGTATTGTTATTGACGTCCGTTACGGTAAGTGTCACGTTGTTGGTGCCTATGTTGTCACATGTGAAAGCTGTTTGGGAGGCTGATATTGAATCGATCCCACAGGCATCAGACGACCCTCCATCAATGTCTGCGGCTGTAATGGTTGCATTGCCTGAGTCATCAAGCAGAACAGTTATGTTTTGACATACTGCTGTAGGTGCGATGTTGTCCTCAACGGTAACGGTAGCGGTGCATGTTGCCGTATTGTTATTGACGTCCGTTACGGTAAGTGTCACGTTGTTGGTGCCTATGTTGTCACATGTGAAAGCTGTTTGGGAGGCTGATATTGAATCGATCCCACAGGCATCAGACGACCCTCCATCAATGTCTGCGGCTGTAATGGTTGCATTGCCTGAGTCATCAAGCAGAACAGTTATGTTTTGACATACTGCTGTAGGTGCGATGTTGTCCTCAACGGTAACGGTAGCGGTGCATGTTGCCGTATTGTTATTGACGTCCGTTACGGTAAGTGTCACGTTGTTGGTGCCTATGTTGTCACATGTGAAAGCTGTTTGGGAGGCTGATATTGAATCGATCCCACAGGCATCAGACGACCCTCCATCAATGTCTGCGGCTGTAATGGTTGCATTGCCTGAGTCATCAAGCAGAACAGTTATGTTTTGACATACTGCTGTAGGTGCGATGTTGTCCTCAACGGTAACGGTAGCGGTGCATGTTGCCGTATTGTTATTGACGTCCGTTACGGTAAGTGTCACGTTGTTGGTGCCTATGTTGTCACATGTGAAAGCTGTTTGGGAGGCTGATATTGAATCGATCCCACAGGCATCAGACGACCCTCCATCAATGTCTGCGGCTGTAATGGTTGCATTGCCTGAGTCATCAAGCAGAACAGTTATGTTTTGACATACTGCTGTAGGTGCGATGTTGTCCTCAACGGTAACGGTAGCGGTGCATGTTGCCGTATTGTTATTGACGTCCGTTACGGTAAGTGTCACGTTGTTGGTGCCTATGTTGTCACATGTGAAAGCTGTTTGGGAGGCTGATATTGAATCGATCCCACAGGCATCAGACGACCCTCCATCAATGTCTGCGGCTGTAATGGTTGCATTGCCTGAGTCATCAAGCAGAACAGTTATGTTTTGACATACTGCTGTAGGTGCGATGTTGTCCTCAACGGTAACGGTAGCGGTGCATGTTGCCGTATTGTTATTGACGTCCGTTACGGTAAGTGTCACGTTGTTGGTGCCTATGTTGTCACATGTGAAAGCTGTTTGGGAGGCTGATATTGAATCGATCCCACAGGCATCAGACGACCCTCCATCAATGTCTGCGGCTGTAATGGTTGCATTGCCTGAGTCATCAAGCAGAACAGTTATGTTTTGACATACTGCTGTAGGTGCGATGTTGTCCTCAACGGTAACGGTAGCGGTGCATGTTGCCGTATTGTTATTGACGTCCGTTACGGTAAGTGTCACGTTGTTGGTGCCTATGTTGTCACATGTGAAAGCTGTTTGGGAGGCTGATATTGAATCGATCCCACAGGCATCAGACGACCCTCCATCAATGTCTGCGGCTGTAATGGTTGCATTGCCTGAGTCATCAAGCAGAACAGTTATGTTTTGACATACTGCTGTAGGTGCGATGTTGTCCTCAACGGTAACGGTAGCGGTGCATGTTGCCGTATTGTTATTGACGTCCGTTACGGTAAGTGTCACGTTGTTGGTGCCTATGTTGTCACATGTGAAAGCTGTTTGGGAGGCTGATATTGAATCGATCCCACAGGCATCAGACGACCCTCCATCAATGTCTGCGGCTGTAATGGTTGCATTGCCTGAGTCATCAAGCAGAACAGTTATGTTTTGACATACTGCTGTAGGTGCGATGTTGTCCTCAACGGTAACGGTAGCGGTGCATGTTGCCGTATTGTTATTGACGTCCGTTACGGTAAGTGTCACGTTGTTGGTGCCTATGTTGTCACATGTGAAAGCTGTTTGGGAGGCTGATATTGAATCGATCCCACAGGCATCAGACGACCCTCCATCAATGTCTGCGGCTGTAATGGTTGCATTGCCTGAGTCATCAAGCAGAACAGTTATGTTTTGACATACTGCTGTAGGTGCGATGTTGTCCTCAACGGTAACGGTAGCGGTGCATGTTGCCGTATTGTTATTGACGTCCGTTACGGTAAGTGTCACGTTGTTGGTGCCTATGTTGTCACATGTGAAAGCTGTTTGGGAGGCTGATATTGAATCGATCCCACAGGCATCAGACGACCCTCCATCAATGTCTGCGGCTGTAATGGTTGCATTGCCTGAGTCATCAAGCAGAACAGTTATGTTTTGACATACTGCTGTAGGTGCGATGTTGTCCTCAACGGTAACGGTAGCGGTGCATGTTGCCGTATTGTTATTGACGTCCGTTACGGTAAGTGTCACGTTGTTGGTGCCTATGTTGTCACATGTGAAAGCTGTTTGGGAGGCTGATATTGAATCGATCCCACAGGCATCAGACGACCCTCCATCAATGTCTGCGGCTGTAATGGTTGCATTGCCTGAGTCATCAAGCAGAACAGTTATGTTTTGACATACTGCTGTAGGTGCGATGTTGTCCTCAACGGTAACGGTAGCGGTGCATGTTGCCGTATTGTTATTGACGTCCGTTACGGTAAGTGTCACGTTGTTGGTGCCTATGTTGTCACATGTGAAAGCTGTTTGGGAGGCTGATATTGAATCGATCCCACAGGCATCAGACGACCCTCCATCAATGTCTGCGGCTGTAATGGTTGCATTGCCTGAGTCATCAAGCAGAACAGTTATGTTTTGACATACTGCTGTAGGTGCGATGTTGTCCTCAACGGTAACGGTAGCGGTGCATGTTGCCGTATTGTTATTGACGTCCGTTACGGTAAGTGTCACGTTGTTGGTGCCTATGTTGTCACATGTGAAAGCTGTTTGGGAGGCTGATATTGAATCGATCCCACAGGCATCAGACGACCCTCCATCAATGTCTGCGGCTGTAATGGTTGCATTGCCTGAGTCATCAAGCAGAACAGTTATGTTTTGACATACTGCTGTAGGTGCGATGTTGTCCTCAACGGTAACGGTAGCGGTGCATGTTGCCGTATTGTTATTGACGTCCGTTACGGTAAGTGTCACGTTGTTGGTGCCTATGTTGTCACATGTGAAAGCTGTTTGGGAGGCTGATATTGAATCGATCCCACAGGCATCAGACGACCCTCCATCAATGTCTGCGGCTGTAATGGTTGCATTGCCTGAGTCATCAAGCAGAACAGTTATGTTTTGACATACTGCTGTAGGTGCGATGTTGTCCTCAACGGTAACGGTAGCGGTGCATGTTGCCGTATTGTTATTGACGTCCGTTACGGTAAGTGTCACGTTGTTGGTGCCTATGTTGTCACATGTGAAAGCTGTTTGGGAGGCTGATATTGAATCGATCCCACAGGCATCAGACGACCCTCCATCAATGTCTGCGGCTGTAATGGTTGCATTGCCTGAGTCATCAAGCAGAACAGTTATGTTTTGACATACTGCTGTAGGTGCGATGTTGTCCTCAACGGTAACGGTAGCGGTGCATGTTGCCGTATTGTTATTGACGTCCGTTACGGTAAGTGTCACGTTGTTGGTGCCTATGTTGTCACATGTGAAAGCTGTTTGGGAGGCTGATATTGAATCGATCCCACAGGCATCAGACGACCCTCCATCAATGTCTGCGGCTGTAATGGTTGCATTGCCTGAGTCATCAAGCAGAACAGTTATGTTTTGACATACTGCTGTAGGTGCGATGTTGTCCTTAACGGTAACGGTAGAAGTACAATTAATAACTTCGCTTCCGTCACTAATTAATGTTACAGTTAAATCTACGATAATAGGTGTTCCAATATCAGTACAATCAAAAGTGTATTGACTAATTGTTATATCATAAATAAAATCATCTGCATAAGTCCCATCCTCAATATCATCTGGAATAATAGTAGCGTTGCCTGTATTATCCAAATAAACAGTTATATCTTGGCAGGGAGCATCAGCTAATGCTACTCCATAAGTTGATTGGGTAACAGATACTAGAGTATTAGTATCAACTTCGGTATCCATTATTATGGATACATTGTTTAAACTAATATAGTTGTCTATTGGGTTGGTTTTAGCGTAAGAAAAATTGGCGATAACGAGAATGGCCAATTGGACATAGTAGGTGTAGATTTGTTTCATGTAGCAAAGTTGGTTCGTTAGGCTATAACCACATTCATAAAATGTTATAAAGTTGGTTTATTTAAAAATATCTACTTATTATAGAATATATGTGCAAACATACTAGTAAGTAACTTTATGAGTGAAAATTCTCGATAAAGTGTCTTGTTATTTCTATAACAGTCATTTAAATCGAGGTGCAATATAATTAAAAATCGATAAAACGTATAATAAATTCGATAAAATACATTTTAGTGTAGAATAAAGAGGGGATTCATGGATTTAAAAGAGTGTCTTTTGTTGGTGTCTGGTGAAACGTATTGTTTTGAAAAGTTATAAATAAACATCAATAAATTATGAGTTTGAAATAGTTATAACGATAAAACCATTTTCTGTGAATAGACAAGCGGTATAATAATAAGTGAAATGGGCAAAAACTTTGTGGTTTTGCCCATTTTCAATATTCTCAATTTCTTAAGTTGATGGTTTTCTTCTGTTGAACTATCTTTTTTTGTTAGTTATGGTTATTTTCTAATCTAATGTAATGACTACCTTTTTATTGTACGTACCTTGGTTGGTGACTACTTTTATGATATAGTTGCCATCTGCAATCTTTTTGACAGGGATTTTAAATTCACTTGAAATGGTAGTGTTGGTCGCATTCCAAGATTTAATAGTCTGTCCAATGATATTGGTGAGGTAGACTTGT
Coding sequences within it:
- a CDS encoding HYR domain-containing protein: MKQIYTYYVQLAILVIANFSYAKTNPIDNYISLNNVSIIMDTEVDTNTLVSVTQSTYGVALADAPCQDITVYLDNTGNATIIPDDIEDGTYADDFIYDITISQYTFDCTDIGTPIIVDLTVTLISDGSEVINCTSTVTVKDNIAPTAVCQNITVLLDDSGNATITAADIDGGSSDACGIDSISASQTAFTCDNIGTNNVTLTVTDVNNNTATCTATVTVEDNIAPTAVCQNITVLLDDSGNATITAADIDGGSSDACGIDSISASQTAFTCDNIGTNNVTLTVTDVNNNTATCTATVTVEDNIAPTAVCQNITVLLDDSGNATITAADIDGGSSDACGIDSISASQTAFTCDNIGTNNVTLTVTDVNNNTATCTATVTVEDNIAPTAVCQNITVLLDDSGNATITAADIDGGSSDACGIDSISASQTAFTCDNIGTNNVTLTVTDVNNNTATCTATVTVEDNIAPTAVCQNITVLLDDSGNATITAADIDGGSSDACGIDSISASQTAFTCDNIGTNNVTLTVTDVNNNTATCTATVTVEDNIAPTAVCQNITVLLDDSGNATITAADIDGGSSDACGIDSISASQTAFTCDNIGTNNVTLTVTDVNNNTATCTATVTVEDNIAPTAVCQNITVLLDDSGNATITAADIDGGSSDACGIDSISASQTAFTCDNIGTNNVTLTVTDVNNNTATCTATVTVEDNIAPTAVCQNITVLLDDSGNATITAADIDGGSSDACGIDSISASQTAFTCDNIGTNNVTLTVTDVNNNTATCTATVTVEDNIAPTAVCQNITVLLDDSGNATITAADIDGGSSDACGIDSISASQTAFTCDNIGTNNVTLTVTDVNNNTATCTATVTVEDNIAPTAVCQNITVLLDDSGNATITAADIDGGSSDACGIDSISASQTAFTCDNIGTNNVTLTVTDVNNNTATCTATVTVEDNIAPTAVCQNITVLLDDSGNATITAADIDGGSSDACGIDSISASQTAFTCDNIGTNNVTLTVTDVNNNTATCTATVTVEDNIAPTAVCQNITVLLDDSGNATITAADIDGGSSDACGIDSISASQTAFTCDNIGTNNVTLTVTDVNNNTATCTATVTVEDNIAPTAVCQNITVLLDDSGNATITAADIDGGSSDACGIDSISASQTAFTCDNIGTNNVTLTVTDVNNNTATCTATVTVEDNIAPTAVCQNITVLLDDSGNATITAADIDGGSSDACGIDSISASQTAFTCDNIGTNNVTLTVTDVNNNTATCTATVTVEDNIAPTAVCQNITVLLDDSGNATITAADIDGGSSDACGIDSISASQTAFTCDNIGTNNVTLTVTDVNNNTATCTATVTVEDNIAPTAVCQNITVLLDDSGNATITAADIDGGSSDACGIDSISASQTAFTCDNIGTNNVTLTVTDVNNNTATCTATVTVEDNIAPTAVCQNITVLLDDSGNATITAADIDGGSSDACGIDSISASQTAFTCDNIGTNNVTLTVTDVNNNTATCTATVTVKDNIAPTAVCQNITVLLDDSGNATITAADIDGGSSDACGIDSISASQTAFTCDNIGTNNVTLTVTDVNNNTATCTATVTVEDNIAPTAVCQNITVLLDDSGNATITAADIDGGSSDACGIDSISASQTAFTCDNIGTNNVTLTVTDVNNNTATCTATVTVEDNIAPTAVCQNITVLLDDSGNATITAADIDGGSSDACGIDSISASQTAFTCDNIGTNNVTLTVTDVNNNTATCTATVTVEDNIAPTAVCQNITVLLDDSGNATITAADIDGGSSDACGIDSISASQTAFTCDNIGTNNVTLTVTDVNNNTATCTATVTVEDNIAPTAVCQNITVLLDDSGNATITAADIDGGSSDACGIDSISASQTAFTCDNIGTNNVTLTVTDVNNNTATCTATVTVEDNIAPTAVCQNITVLLDDSGNATITAADIDGGSSDACGIDSISASQTAFTCDNIGTNNVTLTVTDVNNNTATCTATVTVEDNIAPTLAGCPTNLTLYTDSDGGTDCGVTLNYTPPTFNDNCDGTGTATLVSGPTPGTTVNVSGSPYTIVYSYTDASGNSVVTNCSFTVTVVDNTSPIITCPGNISENTSNDGTGNCNTTVAIGIPTVNDNCGIASTIAQIGGATINPTTYLFPIGDTTITWITTDNSGNTVQCEQIITVMDDENPSITCPENVTVSANASCVSTGVALGSPITSDNCGVASVTNDAPATYPLGETIVTWTVTDNAGLTTICTQIVTVEDTTPPTISCQSNIVTTNDFGICGAEVTYFTPMGSDNCTGPTTIQTEGLPSGSVFPKGTTTNTFVVTDAAGNTATCSFTVTVLDGEEPETPILDPIIADCYIEVIPPTTNDNCDGEITATSNVSLIFDTVGTETIYWTFEDNSGNYIIVPQDITIADSAGPIPDNASLPDLSFSGCQISNISELTIPTATDGCDGIIEGTLSPDFVFPFSFSGTETIDWEFIDSNGNVTIQSQNITLTPPNINGGTLEGTFEGTVFSNQIDISSCEVEINIDLDLVGEVGTIIQWEQFAVNEGVWDIISNTNDNHSITFAIGELESTYYRVLIQVENCSVYSSLFYVRSLPPGSAPTIENLDADTNYCLGDDVNLLATSNYVATEEAFPDYPPGDFNQGQLNTQDPDGWLVDGETGGFTAGGSATKPRNWSAKTCNNQTNGNIVYCSNEGKYTIAYGDFSSNQYNGATPTTLETPIMDLSDVEGASLDFDQAYYFSDQDYAIIEISTDGGVNYSTLVLMHAPGTGDVDWYTAGTAESVAGSTPTEYNFQTDNTSIPLDAYIGESNVRIRWSFTGTTDQSAWAMDNIFVYQEVFVDTELEWTDGIGDPSEAPIVTGQTQVPISFVPEVPGRHNYGATALINGCRSYDEEGTDLVEIKVSYAYAGEDITFTPAECGQDTVQLNAYDNRLTASENAAKGAFTLPNNCLTCDDEGAIDDTEIAGEWAITESSTCGGNFSISDINDPDAIFTGDAGTYTLTWTVNGCSSDMTIEIINCDLVDFDGGDDYVDFGKNNYDLDSGDFSIEVWVKPETIGGIQSIFSKRDANFTGGAHGYDLRINNSGIVEFRWNQSGFLNSSPYTLDTSRWYHLALTRAGNQYRLYIDGILIKVGGGGQPSNNNYKAILGAMAQASSTVPTNHFNGWIDELRIWNKALSIEHIRQMMNQEIEPLGSDVGGVVLGTKINGPDANQDGIDDNPLLWSNLEGYYRMDIACGNLSPNFALGANGRLKNITSNQQETAPLPYTTVQTGDWNNDNTSASPWTNYPVWDHPNSPGINGTMIDWNIVETTHDVTSDAQDVTLLGLLVDSNELTITGTGAEDETNDGHGLWITHYLKLNGQIDLVGESQLIQKRYNIDQLNDSELDLSSGGYIERDQQGTSNLYNYNYWSSPVSPQNTTANNTDYTVADVLMDGTNAASPQTINWIEGHNSNPGPPLSITNRWIYTYNAVSNTYLQWNHMASYGSIPTGNGYTMKGSGASGAYQNYVFKGKPHNGTIQNSSTEFSNGEEFLIGNPYPSALDADEFIKDNIPNSIANSDYNSAANPETSSAFDGALYFWVHYASNNSHNVSEYEGGFAVYNLTGGEIPSAPPITEDGYQGSGEGFSNVTPGQYIPVGQGFVVHASQPGTGGQIKFENDQRVFKRETGSGTSTFMRTANTDQNQEQEESQNEIKRIRLSASTPNNIVRNLLLGFVDNNEASDNFDFGYDAKNKDSFSTDVSWNISGENYIIQGVGAFDSSKQYPLNVVMAQSGNLKIVLREQENFEQETNVFVFDSVTGIYTQINQNAFEIQLDTGTYENRFYITFEADDTLTVNNKNLQNIVINYLNSSEEIYIKTQEHLNVKQVYLTNIIGQKVKSWNATNTTISSEFKIPVKKIADGNYIIKVVTDKGAINKKIVIKLN